A part of Paenibacillus sp. sptzw28 genomic DNA contains:
- a CDS encoding extracellular solute-binding protein: MADSNKTRRFKKSATLTLALVLICTLVLSACSSNSNSGSGTDTGSTGDGNSSKEAPVTLKVEVFDRGASGVNVTNNWETQFVNESFGKPNNINVQYVPVPRSEEVQKLNVLMASGGDVPDIVFTYDTPTFNRYAEQGGLTDLAQLLDQHGPDLKKFLGDDTLAYGQFDGKQYAIPAKRANLGKYASAIRKDWLDKLGLPVPKTTDELYNTLVAFKEKDPGKTGGKVIPLGMTIAPAQIDPLVWSFIQPTTDEQKYTLTQRLGSNDFPILLPGFKDALQFMNKLYNAGLMSKDFSLDKDKKQMGQDISNGLVGFFSEDDINPYYPDGMLTTLDKNVPGANMIPVDAYSNSEGKHPKPRYAPNGMYIMIPKSSERAAEAIKYLNWMASGDNLMKMQNGIEGENYTLNKDGIPVAKPDASDAVKKRLATAGDMAIVSNGMQFGSDEKNREANSLKMDPKYQEKALEALNISNSDTFPPVLTSKPIEAETKYGTTLEDKYYTLIVKTTMVKPNQFESTYEAMIKDYMQSGGQAILDERTADWKAQQSK, translated from the coding sequence ATGGCTGACAGCAACAAAACAAGACGCTTTAAAAAGTCTGCAACGCTTACCCTTGCACTCGTACTTATCTGTACACTCGTATTATCCGCTTGTTCATCGAATAGCAATTCGGGAAGCGGAACAGATACGGGTTCGACGGGAGACGGCAATTCATCCAAAGAAGCACCTGTTACATTGAAGGTCGAAGTGTTCGACCGCGGCGCTTCCGGCGTCAACGTAACGAACAATTGGGAGACACAATTTGTTAATGAGAGCTTCGGGAAGCCGAACAACATTAACGTCCAGTATGTTCCGGTTCCTCGCTCCGAAGAAGTTCAGAAGCTGAACGTACTGATGGCAAGCGGCGGTGACGTTCCGGACATCGTGTTCACCTACGACACGCCTACGTTTAACCGGTACGCCGAGCAAGGCGGCTTGACCGACCTTGCACAGCTGCTCGACCAACATGGTCCAGACCTGAAAAAGTTCCTTGGCGACGACACGCTCGCCTACGGCCAATTCGACGGCAAGCAGTACGCAATTCCGGCGAAGCGGGCTAACCTGGGCAAATACGCCTCCGCAATCCGCAAGGATTGGCTGGATAAGCTGGGCCTGCCGGTGCCGAAAACGACCGACGAGCTCTACAACACATTGGTAGCGTTTAAGGAAAAGGATCCGGGCAAAACAGGCGGCAAAGTGATTCCGCTTGGCATGACCATCGCGCCTGCTCAAATCGATCCGCTGGTATGGTCATTCATTCAACCGACAACCGACGAGCAGAAATATACGCTGACCCAGAGGCTTGGCTCCAATGATTTCCCGATTCTGCTGCCGGGCTTCAAGGACGCACTTCAGTTTATGAACAAGCTTTATAATGCAGGGCTGATGAGCAAGGATTTCAGCCTGGACAAAGATAAGAAGCAAATGGGCCAGGACATCTCAAACGGACTTGTCGGCTTCTTTAGCGAGGATGATATTAATCCTTACTATCCTGACGGTATGCTGACGACTTTGGATAAAAATGTTCCGGGCGCCAACATGATTCCCGTGGATGCCTATTCGAACTCGGAAGGCAAGCATCCAAAGCCGCGCTACGCGCCAAACGGCATGTATATCATGATTCCGAAATCGAGTGAGCGCGCTGCCGAAGCCATTAAATATTTGAACTGGATGGCTTCGGGCGACAACCTGATGAAGATGCAGAACGGCATCGAAGGAGAGAACTACACGCTCAATAAGGACGGCATCCCGGTAGCGAAACCGGATGCTTCGGACGCCGTGAAAAAACGGTTGGCCACCGCGGGCGACATGGCCATCGTTTCGAACGGCATGCAGTTTGGCAGCGACGAGAAAAATAGAGAAGCGAATTCGCTGAAAATGGATCCGAAATATCAGGAAAAAGCGCTCGAAGCGCTGAATATCTCCAATAGTGACACATTCCCGCCGGTGCTTACCAGCAAGCCGATCGAAGCGGAAACGAAATACGGTACGACGCTGGAGGACAAATATTACACGCTTATCGTCAAGACGACGATGGTGAAGCCTAACCAATTCGAAAGCACTTACGAAGCGATGATAAAAGACTACATGCAGAGCGGCGGTCAGGCGATCCTGGACGAGCGGACTGCTGACTGGAAAGCACAGCAATCGAAATAA
- a CDS encoding sugar ABC transporter permease, with protein sequence MATYLRRFWQLYALLVLPLAYFIVFKYGPLYGIQIAFKDFNFFQGISGSKWIGFDAFKEVFGMRDFYITLRNTLMLNFFDLLVSFPAPLFLAIMLFELNVVWFKKLSQTILYLPHFISWVIIGGIALQVFGTQSGMINNLLASLGVDSIPFMTDKNYWLVTYLLVGVWQSAGWGTIIYLAALTGINKELFEAAEVDGAGRMKRIWHITLPGLKTTTVTLLIIQLGNMITISFDRPFIMGNAAVSDYSDVLSTFVYRVGLQSGQYTLAAVVGLFQAVVALVFILGANYASKKMTDESIL encoded by the coding sequence ATGGCCACGTATTTACGCAGGTTTTGGCAATTGTATGCACTGCTTGTTCTGCCGCTGGCGTACTTCATCGTGTTCAAATACGGTCCGTTGTACGGAATCCAGATCGCATTCAAGGATTTCAACTTCTTTCAGGGCATCAGCGGCAGCAAATGGATCGGGTTCGATGCGTTCAAAGAAGTGTTCGGGATGCGAGATTTTTATATTACGCTTCGCAACACGCTGATGCTGAATTTTTTCGATCTGCTCGTTTCTTTCCCGGCGCCGCTCTTTCTGGCTATTATGCTGTTCGAGCTGAACGTCGTCTGGTTCAAGAAGCTATCGCAGACGATCCTTTATCTCCCGCATTTTATTTCCTGGGTCATCATCGGCGGCATCGCCCTTCAAGTGTTCGGCACGCAGTCCGGCATGATCAACAATCTCCTGGCATCGCTTGGCGTCGATTCGATCCCGTTTATGACCGACAAAAATTACTGGCTTGTCACATACCTTCTCGTCGGCGTCTGGCAAAGCGCAGGCTGGGGCACGATCATTTATTTGGCAGCGCTGACCGGCATCAACAAGGAATTGTTTGAAGCCGCCGAGGTGGACGGGGCAGGGCGCATGAAACGAATTTGGCATATTACGCTTCCGGGACTTAAAACGACGACTGTCACTTTGCTTATCATTCAGCTCGGCAATATGATTACCATCAGCTTCGACAGGCCGTTTATTATGGGGAATGCGGCGGTTAGCGACTATTCCGACGTGCTCAGCACGTTCGTTTACCGCGTCGGTCTGCAGTCCGGCCAGTATACGCTTGCTGCTGTTGTCGGCTTGTTCCAGGCGGTTGTAGCGCTTGTGTTTATTCTCGGCGCCAACTATGCATCCAAAAAAATGACGGATGAAAGCATCCTATAA
- the thrC gene encoding threonine synthase, translated as MNFISTRGKVRECGFIDTFLMGLGDDGGLMIPETIPAVSRETLAEWEGLSYQDLMLAIFSLYTNGEIPGQDLKELVYESYAGFRSPEVAPLTALNDSLYVLELYHGPTFAFKDVALQFMGNLYAYVARKQNKVINILGATSGDTGAAAISGVRSKEGIQICILHPHGKVSRVQELQMTTVQDDNVLNLSVKGNFDDCQQIIKELFADLEFKTKYHLRAINSINFVRILAQTVYYFYAYFRLPEEARAKGVSFSIPTGNFGNIFSGYLAKKMGLPIDKLILATNENNILQRFVHEGVYMPDKFYSTHSPSMDIQIASNFERYLYYLCGGNANETGQRMERFKSEGKLVFGEAELQQIQKDFAAHSVNGEECLQTIQAYEGRYGYLLDPHSACGIAASEKFSQGEICISLATAHPAKFDEAISLCGIKQTFPQAIEQLFDKPQHQVIVEHSKQDVVEQLEQFYRA; from the coding sequence ATGAACTTTATCAGTACCCGTGGCAAAGTACGGGAATGCGGTTTTATCGATACGTTTTTAATGGGGCTCGGCGATGACGGCGGTCTGATGATTCCAGAGACGATACCTGCGGTATCAAGGGAAACATTAGCGGAATGGGAGGGGCTGTCGTATCAGGATCTCATGCTGGCCATTTTCTCGCTTTATACGAATGGTGAAATTCCGGGGCAAGATTTGAAGGAACTCGTCTACGAGAGCTATGCCGGATTCCGCAGTCCGGAAGTTGCGCCCCTTACGGCGTTGAACGATTCGCTGTATGTGCTGGAGCTCTATCACGGACCGACGTTTGCATTCAAGGATGTAGCCCTGCAGTTTATGGGCAACCTGTACGCGTATGTCGCCCGCAAGCAGAATAAAGTGATCAATATATTAGGCGCCACATCCGGCGATACGGGCGCCGCGGCGATCAGCGGAGTAAGGTCCAAGGAAGGCATTCAAATTTGCATTTTGCATCCTCACGGCAAGGTGAGCCGCGTCCAGGAGCTGCAGATGACGACGGTACAGGATGACAATGTACTGAATTTATCGGTGAAGGGCAATTTCGACGATTGCCAGCAGATCATTAAGGAGCTGTTCGCCGATCTCGAATTTAAAACGAAATACCATCTGCGCGCCATCAATTCGATTAACTTTGTGCGGATTCTGGCCCAAACGGTTTATTATTTCTATGCTTATTTCCGGTTACCGGAGGAAGCAAGGGCCAAAGGCGTCAGCTTTAGTATTCCAACCGGTAATTTCGGCAACATATTCTCCGGCTATTTAGCCAAGAAAATGGGACTTCCGATTGATAAGCTGATTCTGGCCACTAACGAAAACAACATTCTTCAGCGCTTCGTCCATGAAGGCGTTTATATGCCGGACAAGTTTTACAGCACGCACAGCCCTTCGATGGATATTCAAATCGCCAGCAATTTCGAGCGGTATTTGTATTACCTTTGTGGCGGGAATGCGAATGAAACCGGGCAGCGGATGGAACGCTTCAAGTCCGAGGGCAAGCTTGTCTTTGGCGAAGCGGAGCTGCAGCAGATACAGAAGGATTTTGCCGCGCACAGCGTAAACGGAGAGGAATGCCTGCAAACGATTCAAGCTTATGAAGGCCGCTACGGGTATTTGCTCGATCCGCACTCGGCGTGCGGAATCGCCGCTTCCGAGAAGTTCAGTCAAGGCGAAATCTGTATCTCGCTGGCGACAGCCCATCCGGCAAAGTTCGATGAAGCAATCAGCTTGTGCGGAATCAAACAAACATTCCCGCAGGCTATAGAGCAGCTCTTCGATAAACCGCAGCATCAAGTGATCGTCGAACACAGCAAGCAGGACGTAGTAGAGCAGCTCGAACAATTTTACCGTGCGTAA
- a CDS encoding carbohydrate ABC transporter permease codes for MNVHTANRLFNTVNVILLVISVLLCLAPFLNIIAVSLSSSAPIMSGKVYLFPVDFTLDAYYQVYSDPSMIHSLGFTVLLTVVFTVSCILMTIAAAYPLSKRNLKGRKIFMFIIVLTMFFSGGIIPEYILVRSLHLLNTMGALILPGLISPFYLIILISFFNNIPSSLEESAEIDGCSHFRTLVSIVIPLSMPVIATLSLFYAVGRWNGFQDTLMYITSPELYPLQLKLYQLIQNNMITDLTQMEGSQQQTMMPESLKAASVVFATVPILIVYPWLQRYFVNSVMLGAVKG; via the coding sequence ATGAATGTTCATACCGCCAACCGGCTGTTCAATACGGTTAACGTCATTCTTCTGGTAATCAGTGTGCTGCTGTGTCTGGCTCCGTTTCTTAATATAATTGCAGTATCGTTAAGCTCGAGCGCGCCGATCATGTCCGGCAAGGTATACCTGTTTCCGGTTGATTTCACCCTCGACGCTTACTATCAGGTGTATAGCGATCCTAGTATGATTCACTCGCTCGGATTCACGGTGCTGCTCACCGTCGTGTTTACCGTTTCATGCATACTCATGACGATCGCCGCCGCTTATCCGCTGTCGAAACGGAATTTGAAGGGCCGCAAAATATTCATGTTTATCATCGTGCTTACGATGTTTTTCAGCGGCGGCATCATCCCGGAATATATCCTGGTCCGCAGCCTGCATTTGCTTAACACGATGGGAGCGCTTATTCTGCCCGGACTGATAAGTCCGTTCTATCTGATCATCCTGATCTCGTTCTTTAACAATATTCCGTCCAGTCTTGAGGAGTCGGCGGAAATCGACGGATGCAGCCATTTCCGCACGCTTGTGAGCATCGTTATCCCGCTGTCGATGCCGGTTATAGCCACGCTAAGCCTGTTCTACGCGGTAGGACGTTGGAACGGGTTTCAGGACACGCTCATGTATATCACGAGTCCGGAATTGTACCCGCTGCAGCTCAAGCTGTACCAGCTTATTCAAAACAACATGATCACCGATCTAACGCAAATGGAAGGCTCGCAGCAGCAAACGATGATGCCGGAAAGCCTTAAGGCGGCCAGCGTAGTGTTTGCGACCGTACCGATTCTGATCGTCTATCCGTGGCTTCAGCGGTACTTTGTCAACAGCGTTATGCTCGGAGCGGTGAAAGGGTGA
- a CDS encoding class II fructose-bisphosphate aldolase, translating into MLSNTKAMLSRAQVSKQAVAAFNVYSLETVQAAVSAAEKAGQPVIIALGERYFGTVDVEGFAAMVKAIAAKSGVPVALHLDHAYEKQSVIRAIRSGFTSVMYDGSKFPLEENISITREIVSIAHMVDVAVEAEIGSLARGAFSDEEEGDGTLTDPQSAKQFVEATGVDFLAAAIGTVHGMYTGEPNINIGLLKQIREAVHVPLVLHGGSGTPDEVIRETIRNGICKINVNTEISMAAVSYLKSLHENAKTPHLSDVMSHMQGIMEESMEKFIRLFSE; encoded by the coding sequence ATGCTATCAAATACGAAAGCAATGTTAAGTAGAGCTCAAGTGAGCAAACAAGCCGTTGCCGCTTTCAACGTGTACAGCCTTGAAACGGTCCAAGCGGCGGTGTCCGCTGCCGAGAAGGCGGGACAGCCCGTAATTATAGCCCTTGGGGAACGTTACTTCGGCACGGTCGATGTAGAAGGCTTCGCGGCGATGGTTAAAGCGATCGCGGCGAAATCCGGCGTACCTGTCGCCCTTCATCTGGACCACGCTTATGAGAAACAATCAGTCATCCGCGCGATTCGCAGCGGTTTTACATCCGTTATGTACGACGGTTCCAAATTTCCGCTGGAGGAAAATATCTCGATTACCCGGGAAATCGTGTCGATCGCCCACATGGTTGACGTTGCTGTGGAAGCCGAGATCGGTTCGCTCGCCCGCGGAGCATTCTCGGACGAGGAAGAAGGGGACGGCACGCTGACCGATCCGCAGTCGGCCAAGCAATTCGTCGAAGCGACCGGAGTTGATTTCCTTGCTGCGGCCATCGGGACGGTTCACGGCATGTACACCGGCGAGCCAAACATTAATATTGGGCTGCTGAAGCAAATCCGGGAGGCTGTCCATGTACCGCTTGTCCTGCACGGGGGCTCCGGGACTCCGGATGAAGTCATCAGAGAGACAATTCGTAACGGTATTTGCAAAATCAATGTTAATACGGAAATATCCATGGCCGCTGTTTCCTATTTGAAATCTCTTCACGAGAATGCAAAAACACCGCACTTGTCAGACGTCATGTCGCATATGCAGGGCATTATGGAAGAGTCGATGGAGAAGTTTATCCGCCTGTTCTCCGAGTAG
- a CDS encoding gluconate:H+ symporter translates to MDTLFGLSHNASLLLYAAISIAGLIFLIAKFKLNPFIALIIAGLFMGLVSGMKLGDIAKAYQTGVGNVLGFIAIVLGLGTMLGKLMAESGGAERLAGTMVRVFGEKRVHWVMMVVAFICGIPVFLQVGVVLLIPLVFTLAKKTGTSLIKIGIAMVAGLSVVHSLVPPHPAALAAVGILHADIGKTILLSLIVGLPSAAIAGPLFSSWIAKRVHVEPSKELMEQFSVSETKNLPGFGITLFTILLPIILMLITTVVDFTIPEGNVFRMWIDFIGTPITSLLIALLVAMYTFGFSRGLTANRLAKITNDCLAPTASIILIIGAGGGFNAVLTASGVGDAIAAYATSAHISLLFLGWIIAGLIRASVGSATVAMTTAAGIVAPIAATVPGTNLELLVLATGSGSIMLSHVNDSGFWLIKEYFNMSVAETLKTWTAMETILSFVSFGFILILSLFI, encoded by the coding sequence GTGGATACTTTATTTGGCTTAAGTCATAATGCAAGCTTGCTGCTTTACGCAGCGATTTCAATCGCAGGATTGATTTTTCTGATCGCCAAATTCAAGCTTAATCCGTTTATCGCTTTAATTATTGCAGGCTTGTTCATGGGTCTCGTCTCGGGCATGAAGCTGGGGGACATCGCGAAGGCGTATCAGACCGGCGTCGGCAATGTGCTTGGATTTATCGCAATCGTGCTGGGCCTCGGAACGATGCTCGGGAAATTGATGGCCGAGTCAGGCGGAGCCGAGCGGCTGGCGGGCACGATGGTGCGCGTGTTCGGGGAGAAGAGAGTCCACTGGGTCATGATGGTCGTCGCGTTCATTTGCGGTATTCCCGTCTTTTTGCAGGTCGGAGTGGTGCTTCTTATACCGCTTGTATTTACGCTCGCCAAGAAAACGGGAACATCTCTCATTAAAATCGGTATAGCGATGGTTGCGGGCTTATCCGTCGTTCACAGCCTGGTGCCTCCGCATCCAGCCGCGCTTGCGGCCGTCGGAATTTTGCATGCGGATATCGGGAAGACCATATTATTGTCCCTCATTGTAGGTCTGCCGTCGGCGGCTATAGCAGGCCCGCTGTTCTCAAGCTGGATTGCAAAAAGGGTCCATGTCGAGCCGTCCAAAGAATTAATGGAACAGTTCAGCGTGAGCGAGACTAAAAATCTGCCAGGCTTCGGCATCACATTGTTCACCATTCTGCTGCCGATTATTCTCATGCTGATCACAACGGTAGTCGATTTCACGATACCTGAAGGCAATGTGTTCCGGATGTGGATTGATTTTATCGGCACACCGATCACATCCCTGCTGATCGCCCTGCTTGTTGCTATGTACACATTCGGTTTCTCACGCGGATTAACGGCTAACCGACTTGCCAAAATAACGAATGATTGTCTTGCGCCGACAGCTTCCATCATCCTCATTATCGGTGCAGGCGGCGGCTTCAACGCTGTACTCACCGCAAGCGGCGTAGGCGATGCGATTGCGGCTTATGCGACAAGCGCCCATATCTCCTTGTTGTTCCTGGGCTGGATCATAGCGGGACTCATCCGGGCTTCTGTAGGCTCTGCCACGGTAGCGATGACGACGGCCGCCGGAATCGTCGCTCCAATCGCGGCTACGGTACCCGGCACCAATCTTGAGCTGCTTGTTCTGGCCACCGGCTCCGGCTCCATTATGCTCTCGCACGTCAACGATTCCGGGTTCTGGTTGATCAAAGAATACTTCAATATGTCGGTAGCGGAAACATTAAAAACGTGGACGGCAATGGAAACCATTCTGTCGTTCGTATCCTTCGGATTTATTCTGATTCTTAGCTTGTTCATATAA
- a CDS encoding FGGY-family carbohydrate kinase, translating into MRYEADSRPLIMVLDIGTTGGRVILFDSAGNIHGTAYREYTSVFHAANVIDHDPATWLDAIREGLAELNRDKPEEIARVSGVSVTTQRATIVPVDESGNPLAMAILWQDKRSVREAKEIGERIGAADIYSRTGLKIDPYFSLPKIMWFRDNKPEIYARTFRFLTAHDYVVHALTGQFKTDWTQASRTMLFNINTFEWDGEIAVRMNVDLAKMPPAYPTGTVAGSVTKEAAVRFGLREDIPVVMAGGDQQCAAVGLGAIRPGIVKVTTGTGSFVVAPIQEPVKSSEHKVVCSASAVPGDYVIEAGIFTTGSTYRWLRDFLASDGSYDLLNELAGMSSPGAGGILHIPHYAGSAAPYWNPNASGVLFNMTLGSKKSDIVRAYLEGICFEVNKNLKIIDALLAGEQEPGHVRITAVHVSGGLVRSDLFNQIQADIYGLVIIPNKNEQATALGAAMIGFTSLKVFKDLLEAHDAMGQLDMQRMRTSDRTMREIYKDMSELHDAIHQALSKEGIYDRARSIVNQLSLRDATS; encoded by the coding sequence ATGCGATATGAGGCTGATTCGCGCCCTCTCATTATGGTTTTGGATATTGGAACGACCGGCGGACGTGTCATTCTGTTCGATTCCGCCGGTAACATTCACGGAACGGCGTACCGGGAATATACAAGTGTCTTTCACGCGGCAAATGTGATTGATCATGATCCCGCCACATGGCTTGATGCGATTAGAGAAGGGCTCGCGGAGCTGAACCGAGATAAGCCGGAGGAGATCGCCCGCGTAAGCGGCGTCTCCGTAACCACCCAGAGAGCGACGATCGTTCCGGTGGATGAGAGCGGCAATCCGCTTGCGATGGCGATTCTGTGGCAGGATAAGCGCAGTGTGCGCGAAGCGAAGGAGATAGGTGAGCGAATCGGGGCGGCCGATATTTACTCGCGGACCGGCCTCAAGATCGACCCGTACTTTTCTCTGCCGAAAATCATGTGGTTCCGGGATAACAAGCCGGAGATCTACGCGCGCACTTTCCGTTTTCTGACAGCTCACGATTATGTCGTCCATGCATTGACCGGTCAGTTCAAGACGGATTGGACGCAAGCTTCGCGGACGATGCTGTTCAATATTAATACGTTTGAGTGGGACGGGGAAATAGCGGTCCGGATGAATGTCGACCTGGCTAAAATGCCGCCGGCTTATCCTACGGGAACGGTAGCCGGCAGCGTAACGAAAGAGGCTGCAGTCCGCTTCGGGCTGAGGGAGGATATCCCGGTCGTCATGGCAGGGGGAGATCAGCAGTGCGCCGCTGTCGGGCTCGGTGCGATTCGTCCGGGGATCGTCAAGGTGACGACAGGTACAGGTTCGTTCGTCGTCGCCCCGATACAGGAGCCGGTTAAGAGCTCGGAACATAAGGTCGTTTGCAGCGCGTCGGCTGTTCCCGGCGATTATGTGATCGAAGCAGGCATATTCACGACAGGGTCAACATATCGCTGGCTGCGGGATTTTCTGGCATCCGACGGATCGTATGACCTGCTGAACGAGCTCGCAGGCATGTCCAGCCCGGGTGCGGGAGGCATTCTCCATATTCCTCATTATGCAGGCAGCGCGGCCCCTTATTGGAATCCGAATGCTTCCGGCGTGCTGTTCAATATGACGCTTGGATCCAAGAAGAGCGACATTGTCCGAGCATATTTGGAAGGTATCTGCTTCGAAGTGAACAAAAACCTGAAAATCATCGACGCCCTTCTGGCGGGTGAGCAGGAACCTGGTCATGTGAGAATAACGGCTGTACATGTCAGCGGCGGACTGGTTCGATCCGATTTGTTTAATCAAATTCAGGCAGATATTTACGGGCTGGTCATTATTCCTAACAAGAATGAGCAGGCAACGGCGCTCGGAGCGGCGATGATCGGCTTTACATCTCTGAAGGTCTTCAAAGATTTGCTCGAAGCGCACGATGCAATGGGTCAGCTCGATATGCAGCGCATGAGAACGTCGGACAGAACGATGCGTGAGATCTACAAGGATATGAGCGAGCTCCACGATGCCATTCATCAAGCGCTGTCCAAGGAAGGTATATATGACCGCGCCCGAAGCATCGTCAATCAGTTGAGTTTGCGGGATGCAACATCATGA
- a CDS encoding 2-hydroxyacid dehydrogenase, with the protein MKILTFGDAMINGKQFTEAARMLGNHEIVTTDWEPDWGRLQNRRLVIEQQGPAVEEVPPMFKENKDADMVLGLFGPFSPDGMDSFDNLKLIGVARAGTENVDVKAATDRGIVVVHVMGRNAQAVSDFSVGLMLSESRNIARAHMSIKNGEWRKVFSNADYIPELKGKNIGLVGFGYIGRLVAKKLSGFDVQIKVYDPFVKPESIDMPGVQLVDKETLLAESDFISLHARLTAENHHFISHAELAQMKPTAYLINCARSGLVDTDALVQALAEKKIAGAGLDVFDIEPIPHDHPLLALDNVTLTTHIAGTTSDALTQSPYLLAEEVKKILDGGKANWVKNPEVLNHPKVKEWLSSLSEVSQ; encoded by the coding sequence ATGAAAATTTTAACGTTTGGCGATGCAATGATTAACGGCAAGCAATTTACCGAAGCGGCCCGTATGCTGGGCAACCACGAGATCGTAACCACGGACTGGGAACCGGACTGGGGCAGATTGCAGAACAGACGGCTTGTTATCGAGCAGCAGGGTCCCGCCGTCGAAGAAGTACCGCCGATGTTCAAGGAAAACAAGGATGCCGATATGGTCCTTGGCTTGTTTGGCCCGTTCTCGCCTGACGGGATGGACTCATTCGATAATTTGAAATTGATCGGTGTTGCCCGCGCTGGCACGGAGAATGTAGACGTGAAGGCGGCTACGGACCGAGGGATCGTCGTTGTGCATGTCATGGGCCGGAATGCGCAAGCGGTGTCGGATTTCTCAGTTGGCCTGATGCTCTCGGAATCGCGGAATATCGCGAGGGCCCATATGTCGATCAAGAACGGCGAATGGCGCAAAGTGTTCAGCAACGCGGATTATATTCCGGAGCTGAAAGGGAAAAACATAGGACTTGTCGGGTTCGGCTACATCGGAAGGCTGGTTGCGAAGAAGCTGAGCGGCTTCGACGTGCAGATTAAAGTCTATGACCCGTTCGTGAAGCCTGAATCGATCGATATGCCGGGTGTCCAATTGGTTGATAAGGAAACACTGCTCGCCGAATCCGATTTCATTTCCCTGCATGCGCGATTGACCGCGGAAAATCACCATTTCATCAGTCATGCGGAGCTGGCGCAAATGAAGCCGACGGCGTATTTGATCAACTGTGCGAGATCCGGCCTCGTGGATACGGATGCCTTGGTTCAGGCACTTGCCGAGAAGAAGATCGCCGGTGCGGGACTTGACGTATTCGATATCGAGCCGATTCCGCACGATCATCCGCTGCTCGCTCTGGACAATGTTACGCTGACGACCCATATTGCGGGAACAACCTCTGACGCTCTGACGCAGTCGCCTTATCTTCTTGCCGAGGAAGTGAAGAAGATTCTGGACGGCGGAAAAGCAAACTGGGTGAAAAATCCGGAGGTGCTGAACCATCCGAAAGTAAAGGAATGGCTAAGCTCGTTGTCGGAAGTCTCGCAATAA
- a CDS encoding MurR/RpiR family transcriptional regulator encodes MATFQNRVNAIEKEMTNSEKKILFVLTSEEKPFLLSMNELSKLSKVSEPSVVRFYRRLGYTSYQELKVALAQENTSDNEARNIFEAINLTDTTEQVFEKVLEQTVVALNTTKHLINYSAVERAGKLLVDAKRLYFFGQGVSGIIAGDAAHKFLRLGETVIHITDPHIEAIAASHMNGEDVIVALSHSGESQALLNALEIAKQKGARIIVITGFSKSSVAQLADELLVTSATETDFRSDAMVSRIVQLTIIDCLYVKTVLAKGKSAIEAVNASRLAVAKLKT; translated from the coding sequence ATGGCTACTTTTCAAAACCGGGTTAACGCAATTGAAAAGGAGATGACCAATTCTGAGAAGAAAATCCTGTTCGTACTTACGAGTGAGGAAAAGCCTTTTTTACTCTCAATGAATGAGTTGTCCAAATTAAGCAAGGTCAGCGAACCGAGTGTTGTCAGGTTTTACCGAAGACTGGGCTACACGAGCTACCAAGAGCTTAAGGTCGCTCTCGCACAAGAAAATACAAGCGATAACGAAGCAAGAAATATATTCGAAGCCATTAACCTTACGGATACGACCGAGCAAGTATTTGAGAAGGTGCTCGAGCAGACCGTCGTCGCTTTGAATACGACTAAGCATTTGATCAATTACTCAGCTGTAGAGCGTGCGGGAAAGCTGCTTGTTGATGCGAAGAGGCTGTATTTCTTCGGGCAAGGGGTATCGGGCATAATCGCAGGCGATGCCGCGCATAAGTTTCTAAGACTGGGCGAGACCGTCATTCATATTACGGATCCTCATATTGAAGCGATAGCGGCTTCTCATATGAACGGAGAAGATGTCATTGTCGCTCTATCCCACTCCGGAGAAAGCCAGGCGCTGCTGAACGCGCTGGAAATCGCAAAGCAAAAGGGCGCCCGTATCATCGTGATTACCGGTTTCAGCAAATCATCAGTCGCCCAGTTAGCGGATGAGCTGCTGGTCACGAGCGCAACGGAAACGGACTTTCGGTCCGATGCGATGGTTAGCCGGATTGTGCAGCTGACTATTATCGATTGCTTGTACGTCAAAACCGTTCTTGCGAAAGGGAAGTCAGCCATTGAAGCGGTAAACGCCTCAAGACTTGCGGTGGCGAAACTGAAAACGTAG